Sequence from the Neomonachus schauinslandi chromosome 9, ASM220157v2, whole genome shotgun sequence genome:
ACCCCCGTGACGCCCCACGTGGTGGCGTGTCCTCACCGCCCGTGGCCCAGCACCAGCCAGTCCAGTGAGGCAGGGCCCGTTCTCCCTCAGATCGTGGACGGGGTCGTGCAGAGCATCAAGCTCATCACGGAGGAGGCGAGCAGGCGCATCGCAGAGTTCGCCTTCGAGTACGCCCGTAACAACCACCGGAGCAACGTAACGGCCGTGCACAAAGCCAACATCATGTGAGTCCTGGCTGGGCCGGAGCCCCGCTGGCTGTCGGGGGGAGCATTGACCCGGCGACCcggcttccctctcttttccccggTCAGTGGGTCAGGCGCCCCCGTCTGTGAGCAGATTGGAGGGGCAGGAGGCACTGGGCATTGTCAGAGCAGGACAACGGAGACCGGATCCCCAGATGCTGTGGCCGCCTAGCCGAGGAGGCCACGCAGGTCAAAGGGCAGGCGCGCTTATGCTGTCTGAGTGGACCAGGGGAGTGTGTCTGACTCGGCCACGCGCCAGGGGCTGCCCGGGGGCTCGGCAGTCCACCTCCTGCTCGCCCCAGTCCGCTGAAGGCTGCTCCAGATGTGCAGCGAAAGGGCTTGAGCATGTCCAGTGGTACAACCATTTAAATGAgtcaattttaacattttcttgttaatagatatttcttcatttttgctggacaaaaccattaaaaataatagtctATTTTGATCagaccattttacatttttatgccCTTTTGTGCTTCCAGAGATAGCCCAAAACATTTTCAGTTTGCATTTAATTAACtgcctaaaaaataattttaccatgATTGAAATCAGACGTCTGGGCTTCTGGAACTAACATTTCTTGAACTTAACTTTACTCTCTGACCTGATCCTTTTCTTTCTGCAAGTCtttctttcaaccatttttatttgattaaatacAGGCGAATGTCAGATGGGCTTTTTCTGCAAAAATGCAGGGAAGTTGCTGAAAACTGTAAAGATATTAAATTTAATGAGATGTACCTTGATACAGTGTGTCTGAACGTAAGTATAAATGCTTGCTTGCCTGCTGCCTTCTGTCGTGTGTCGTGGGTGCGGCTGGTGGCTAAACACACAACGTGCATTCCTCGCAGATGGTCCAGGATCCGTCCCAGTTTGATGTTCTTGTTATGCCAAATTTGTATGGAGACATTCTTAGGTGAGTCCAGCTATACCCTGTAGtctgtgatttatttataaatgtccTGAAATGAATGTGGCTTAAGAAGTTTCATTCGAATATTAGAAAGTATAGCGTGTGTGGTAGGAGCTGGATCCTGGTGATTTGGGTGGTGATGTCCATGATCACATGTTGGATGGGTGATTCGTTTAATTTGCCAAATTGGCTCTGGGCTGTTGTTCTCTAATGATTCGTCCCTCTTCCCATCCTGAGATGTTTTATTGGTTGGTTGATTTCAGTGTGTTACTATGTATAGCTAATGGGtggtcattttggtttttttaagattttatttattttatttgacagagaaagtacaagcagggagagcggcaggcagaggggaagcaggctcctggctgagcagggagctggatgtgggacttgatcccaggactctgggatcacgactagagccgaaggcagacgcccaacccaTTGAGCCACCGAGGCCCCCCAAGTGGGTGgtcatttttacaaaatttttgcGACTTTCGatataatttcagacttacagaaaagttgcaagatgGTACAGGAACTCCTGTGTCCCTGgcccccccagcccacccctgctaacgttacttctccctctcttcccctcgcCCTGCCTACCTCCTCCTGGTGTCCCCCCCACCACATACATGACATTGGCCATTATTCCTTCTACGTCTGTTAGTTGGCATTCTGCTGCGAGGATCAGCTTCCCTTCTCTCATCGATTTGTGTCCTTATGTCAGTTTGACTCGTGGGTATAACCGTGAGTTCTGTCCGTCACAGCCGTCATTTATATTAGCCAGTGCGCGTCCGTCTGAGCTGTCGTGTCCTCTGGACACGGCCGACCATCTGCTCTCTGGCACAGTAAGCTGCCTCCGGCCCATCCTGGGTTTTCCTAACTGTGGTCCCagatcagccatttctccaaggagccgtGGTTCCCTTTGGCAGAGAATGGTATTTAAAATCCaaagtctgggggtgcctgggtggctcagtcgttaagcgtctgccttcggctcaggtcatgatcccagggtcctgggatcgagccccgcatcgggctccctgctcNNNNNNNNNNatgatcccagggtcctgggatcgagccccgcatcgggctccctgctcagtggggagcctgcttctccctctgtctgccgctccccctgcttgtgctcactctctatcaaataaataaataaaatctttaaaaaataataaattccaaaGTCTGGGTGaggtgtttcatttttccctttggaatGTTTTTCTGCCCCCAGTGACCTGTGTGCGGGATTGATTGGAGGTCTTGGTGTGACACCAAGTGGCAACATTGGAGCCAATGGGGTCGCGATCTTCGAGTCGGTAAGGACCTGGGTGACGGGGGAAGCGGCGTTCACGTAGGAATGGCCTGAGGGCCCAGCATGGGGTTATCTGCATGAATATGGTTCAACTGTTGAGTTTTCTCGGGAGTCGAAATAAAATGATCctttcttcaggtttttttttttaatataagcttggtttattcattcatttccctttttttattttgtatccttaTTATTATGTGTCCTTCCTCAGTTACATCTTATCAGAAGCTGGAAAGGATTGTTAGTCCGTGTTTTTGCACTTTTCCGCCATGGTTTTGGCTCTTGGTTTTTCTGAGGCTTTACTTCCCGACCCCGTGTCTGATGAATGAGGAGACGTGATGGGGCACAGCGTCCCCGGGAGAGGGCTGTTTGTGGTCCCTCTGACCGTGTTCGCGTTCCTCTGGTAGGTTCACGGCACCGCCCCGGACATTGCGGGCAAGGACATGGCCAACCCCACGGCCCTCCTCCTCAGCGCCGTGATGATGCTGCGCCACATGGGGCTTTTCGACCACGCCGCGAGGGTTGAGGCTGCATGCTTTGCCACAATCAAGGACGGAAAGGTATGGGTGGTCGTCTTGCACACATTGCGTCCGGGTGAGGGCAGCAGGCGTCGGCTCCCCGAGCACACGTGGGTGCGATCTATGGAGGAGGAGCCGTGCGTTCCGTCGCGGGGGGCTCGGAAGCGCTGACCCAGAGACACCCGTGTGCTTCGGGAGGAGCCGCGGTTCGGAGGCCAGAGCCGGCGAGGCCTCGGTGTCCTGTTGTTAGTGCACAACCGGGTCcctgctccccccaaccccagcaaaCCCGTGTGGTGCGCGTGATGAAGTCTGCGGAGTCTAACACGCGAGGGGAGCTAAGGTCCAGGCCGCTGGGCTGGGAATCTAGCGGCAGGCCCAGGTCAGATGTGCGGGACGTGCTCCACGTGTGTTGTGAAAGTAAAACACGTTCACAAAAGGAATCATCGTGGCTGATAAACTAAATGTTGGGTGACTTTATGTTCTTCATGCACATCATCTCCGTGAATCTCTACTGCTCTGTGAAGTAGATGCTACGACTAACCCCCTTTGCCAGGTGAGGGAACCGGGCACAGAGAGACTGACTGACTcgtccaaggtcccacagctcctccggggcggccGGGGCTCCCAGTCTGGCTCGAACCCAGCTTCGTTGTTCTGAGCACGGGCGGAGAGCGAGGCCGGGCCTCAAAAGCATAGCATCTGTTTGGAGAGAGCGCTGCCTCAAGTCCTCAGTGGCCCTTGGAATTGTCGGGACACAGTGGGACAAGAGAACCAAGTGCCTCGGGGTCCCTTTGGGAGTGAAGGGAGGGCAAGCTGTCGGAGGACCCGGGGGCCGTGTGCGGGAATTTCTCTTCTAAGGAGGAGAGTTGGAGAGCTAGCGGTTCAGGGGTGCTTGGCCGGCCGCCTCAGTGCAGTGGGCCTCCTGGTCTCCAGCTCATGAGTCAGGCCCCACATGATTCAGGTATTACCTTAGATT
This genomic interval carries:
- the IDH3A gene encoding isocitrate dehydrogenase [NAD] subunit alpha, mitochondrial isoform X2, whose product is MAGPAWISKVSRLLGAFHNQKQVQTVTLIPGDGIGPEISAAVMKIFDAAKAPIQWEERNVTAIQGPGGKWMIPPEAKESMDKNKMGLKGPLKTPIAAGHPSMNLLLRKTFDLYANVRPCVSIEGYKTPYTDVNIVTIRENTEGEYSGIEHVIVDGVVQSIKLITEEASRRIAEFAFEYARNNHRSNVTAVHKANIMRMSDGLFLQKCREVAENCKDIKFNEMYLDTVCLNMVQDPSQFDVLVMPNLYGDILSDLCAGLIGGLGVTPSGNIGANGVAIFESVHGTAPDIAGKDMANPTALLLSAVMMLRHMGLFDHAARVEAACFATIKDGKSLTKDLGGNAKCSDFTEEICRRVRDLD